DNA from Brassica napus cultivar Da-Ae chromosome C4, Da-Ae, whole genome shotgun sequence:
GCTCTCTATCAGCTCTCTCTAGTCTCATCACTTGACAAAGTAGAGCTTGCCCATGACATGAAGGACAGCGACAAAAGCAATGAAACCAATGCTCATAACAAGGACAACATTGGGGGAGATCTTGAGACCCGGTGCGTCATCCGTGTAGAACTGAAGCATGGATCCTGCcgcaccaccaccaccagagGCTCCTCCTCCACTTCCACTTCCGCTAGGCTTCCTCCTACGCATGCTAGCAGCTGCAGCTGCACTTCCTCTCTGCGGAGCTCCACTTCCCACCATCCTTCTCTTCTTTAACTAACTGAAACATGTGCGttaaaactttaatataatCATCAAATTAATTAGCTAATAAGATGAGTTCAAACACAGCGAATCAATGAAACTAGTAAAAGACTCGAGGCGAAATTAAGATGATCACTGCAAAATTCTCAACACGTGGCGTTCGGATTCAACATTTGTAACCAACATAGCGAGATTCTACACTACATTTCTCAGATACGTCAAGGCAACATGAAACCGTATCAGATCGTAAATCGATGATCAAACGCGATTCTGGTTTTCAACATCGAGAGATCACATAATCAGATCTACACTCTCATCTAGCTCAACAACAGATCTACGGATTCCTCAACAACGATACCATTGAATCACACAATCGCAGCAtctaattcaaataaaaaaaactaacctgATTCGCCTTAACGATAACGATAACGAGACGACGCAGAGATGTTCGGATCTTTTATGAGTTTGACCCGACTCTTCCCGTTTTTATAAGAACGCGTTACTCTCGCCACGCACATCATAAGGTATTAGCCAATTAAATATCGCCACCTCAGCGTAAGTGCTCCCGTGGTGGAGTTTGGATATAACCAGCGTAAGCCCAAACTGTAGGCCCATAAAAGCCCAAACGAAAGCCTATCAGCGCACTCGGACATGTATATTTCTTCCCACAATCCTTCCTGCGTACAGATAATAAATATACACAACTATTGTGTAATCATTTACTTCTATTGGTAGGTCATATGATAAGATACCTGAAACGAAATGTCTGATTTTCACAGGCGAATTTGATGTTCATGACTTTTCGATTCCATAAATCATGGGATACGATCAGATccatataacataaaataaaaataaattaatatatgcagCAATACTGAATTAGGGCCAGTACGACCTCCATTATCGGCtcaatatgttttaatttgttGATTATAATTCCAAATGTCTTTTCGTTTTGTCTATGCAGTACGTAAAAAATAATCACAAGTTGAGTGCTACAATATTTGATTTACGTTAGTAACTACGGGAGCGGAGAACACCGAGTAAAGAATATGAATGATGAAAGAAGTTTCGTACGTACGTACGTAGACATTAAAAGCAAATTCATCTTATAGATCTCGAACACGAATCTCGAGATGGAGACAGATATGTTAATCAGAGAGTGTCATGATACATATCTATCGGGCATAAGTTATGGAGCCTGACAATTTGTGTACGGCCAGCGTCGACAAATACTGTAGTACTTTCTTTAACCTTCGTACATATCGATCGACTCCAAAATCTAAATTTCATAAATGTGTTTCCAGTCAATCAGTGCcatatatattcataaaatctaaattttataaataagatcCAGTCAATCAGTGATTCAGTGTATGTACATCATAAAGCAATGGcgcttgttttattttatagtaaaGAATCATGATCGAATAGTGAATGCTTAATGAAAACCAGAACCACAACTggttaaatttaaaacaaagtaAGTatggaaaataatatatacatttagGCTACTATTTTTCAAAACATAGTTTACCATAGCATTTAAGTATTTTGCATTGTATAGTCGTTACACGTTGTGCTACTATATAGATTCAGTTTTGGTGTGTATAATTGTATTGCTGACAACAACAAAATGGACCttagttctaaaaaaagatGGACCATAATATTTTATCAACCAAATAATTCCACTCGATCTTCATGTGAAAAACACATGCTCcttccgtttttttttaaaaatgtatattttagagaaaaaaaaaattgttacaaaaaatatattttttatattttcattacaTTTTTATCgactaataataaaaaattatgaaatttaaaaGTATTAATTGCATTTTGTAATatcttattggtttaaaaatatacgaaatacaaaattacataaaactATGAATTTATAACtacattttaatatgttttattaaaaagtacggaaattctaaaatatatattattttggaacGGAAAGGGTATTAAAATACTAGTTTCGTTGATTACTGAGTGGAGCGTATAACATATTCATTTCTTAGATCGATAATGACTACACTGTATAGTGTATATCTTCCTTTTAAAATGACAATGATATATCATTGATGTGAATataaatcaagaaaaatatatgatgttaaatctaataaataaaGGTGGGGAAGACATaactaaataagaaaaataattgaaaaagacAATGATGACTAGGCATGAGACAGATTGGGTATCCAGACAATTTTAAGATATCCGAATCCTTATCCgacggatccataattttactatccttatccggatccagatttcggatatccttctaaaaattgtaatatccggcggatatccgaatccggatttggatctttaaaataaaataatattaatatatataaaatattaacaataatttaaaaataaaaaaatatataatgtttttaattatttctatgtataatattacaaaatttacatgaaatttatatatactattatagaaatgaaaaatatattaaataaaattaatttatatatatatatatatattactattttggaaatagttattaataaaacttacggatccagatatccggatatccggactaaaaaaattaagatatccggatccggatttgacggatccaacattttactatccggatccggattcggtccCTCCGGATATCCGAATGTTCGGATCGGATctggatcgaatctcggatcgaatccctAATGATGACATGGTAAATAGTTTTGACGAGATGATATTTTGGTGTAAGGAAAATCAAATCGGGTCCCCTTCATTTTGCATTTATTATAAAACGTATTCGTGCGGTGGCGGTAGCTTCGTTTCGGGTATCTCAATTTATTACTTGTACTTTATTTTGGTTGTCCCTCCACTTTCATCTATTTTagtatatagtttattatttaCCACATGGAAATAAACAGATCATCGGTCAGGTATAATTTCTACTATGCTGGCATGTACCCTGGATCAAGAACTCGTACTTTCTTTTAATTCGAGTTGCAGTTGTCGATCAGATATTTGAGAAGGATGAAAGATTTGAATGGTTTCATATTTATTGCGTTTGGTATAGCAAGAAGATATATAGCGACAACACACTTGTATTATTAACATTCGTATTCATGATCATGACGCCTTGTAAGAAAATAAACTAGTAAATAGATAagagattattatttttattcaaagtttaaaaatacattttaatatagcaaattatttctaaaaatattaccAAACGGGTTACATTAAAAGTTGGATTTACCTCGAAATGTGTTTTGGTGTGCTAAATTAAAGAAAAGAACCATATACTACGTAAGATTTAGAAACTcatagatatttttaggttaatttataatatatgttttgacaaTTTAAAAATCATGTGATTTATGTATAAGAATTCTTTAAAATTTAGAGATTTAAAGTTGGATTTACCTCGAAATGTGTTTTGGTGTGCTAAATTAAAGAAAAGAACCATATACTACGTAAGATTTAGAAACTcatagatatttttaggttaattataatatatgttttgacaaTTTAAAATCATGTGATTTATGTATAAGAATTCTTTAAAATTTAGAGATTAGCACGAATGTTTCATCTTAGATATATCAAGATTCAAGAACCAGTTTTACGACATATTCTAGTTGCATCACACGAAGTATATATCATTGAAAAATACAGAAATGTTGCGTGATTCCACCAGAAAAAATGGTTATGCGTTGTCTTTGAGTTAACGTCCATACGTGTGAGTCGTCTTGTGGTCTTTGGAAGCTCGCGACGTCGACGTTGATGAAAGTCACAcgtgtttccaaacagtacacGCGTTAGAACCACTTGTTAAAAACACTAACATGAGTAGGCAGGCCCCTACTCAAAAACTTCCGGCTCCACCAGAGAGTCTCACCAATGTTGAGTTGACGTCTCTCTCCACCGTCTTCTACAGACTGTCGGCGGAGTActctctccccccccccctgtTTAATTATAGTTATAGATTCCTCTAAGTTCTATTTTAATCTTTGTATAATATTTGCTTAAAGTACTTTGAAGCTGGTTCATTAATAGCAgttgatttaataatattatgttaataaaatatggataaaaaaacaaaagcctAGCTGTTGCACTTACACATTTGTTTTTTGCAgcttgtaaaataaataattacttGTTTTAGTAACTTCTCTCCAGCTTCCATATGACTCCAAAAACCCATGTCGATTCTCTTTTCGATAAAATTCCATATTGTAAAAATCATGTAGATTTAGTGTACCTTCTCACTCACTATCTCAATATATTGAACAATTACTTATATAAAGAAATCACGAAGAAAATTCTACAggaatttatataaaatcatgTAGGTTTTTATATAAACGCTCACTACAGTAGGTTTAGcgaaaaatatatagtatcaGAAATAACAACAAATACATTTTTCTATTAGCTAgattcttatatttaaaaagatAAACCGTTATTTTGTTATAGTGGATGGGAATTAAATTGCGTTATCTGGACGAAAGTGATTCAAATCTGGTAGATAGTTACGATTCAGAAAATAAAACCTGAACTTTCGTAGTCGCACGAGCTACATTTTAATACTATTAAATATTCAGTACACACTAGTAATTACAAAttcttattttcaaaaatatttatttattttttataaaaagaagagGAGAGGAAGTTGCCCTACTATATGAAAGCTACTCTCTTCCATCTTCTCGAGCTAACTGTATATAAAGAGCCACTTAAAACCCTTTCCCTTTATCATTTTCTTcaccaaagaaaagaaaagaaacttaACTAGACGACAAGAAATACACATTTCTTGATTAATGGCATCTTCGAATACTCTGGCGATATCTCCAAGGAAGCTCCGGTCAGACCTTTATTCATACTCTTACCAAGACGGTTCGAGCACACCACTCGTGATCTCTGTTCTCTCGTCTCTCATTGAACGAACGTTAGCTCGGAACGAGAGGATCAGCCGGAGCTACGGTGGCTTTGGTAAGACACGTGTCTTCGATTGCCTAGAGATTCCTGACATGACGATCCAATCCTATTTAGAGAGGATTTTCCGGTATACTAAAGCCGGTCCATCGGTTTACGTCGTGGCTTATGTCTACATTGACCGGTTCTGTCAGAGTAATCAAGGTTTTAGAATCAGTCTCACTAATGTACATCGTCTCCTCATCACAACCATCATGGTCGCTTCCAAATACGTTGAAGACATGTAAGTTAATTAAAGAATGTTGAAGTTATATTCCTCTGCTTTCTTGGAAAATAAATTCAAGTTAATTGACTCATTTTTCTTTGCCTTTGTTTCTTACAGGAACTACAAAAACTCATACTTTGCGAAAGTAGGAGGATTAGAGACAGAAGACTTGAACAACTTGGAACTGgagttcttgttcttgatggGGTTTAAGTTGCATGTGAATGTGAGTGTGTTCGAGAGTTACTGCTGTCATCTTGAGAGAGAAGTAAGTATTGGAGGAGGCTATCAGATCGAGAAGGCATTACGTTGCGCTGAGGAAATCAAATCTAGACAAATTGTTCAAGATCCTAAACACCATAATCAATTTTCAAGAATCTTCTTGTAGTCAAGaactctgttttgttttgtttgttttgtcgGTTTGCATTCGAGGGTCTTTGACTTTCTAATTACCTTGTCGGTTTGGGCTTTTTTGAAATGTAAATGtaaatagagaaaatatagataaTGATGTTGTATGTATCTATGTATCAGCACATGTAGATTCTTCTACGTACAATTGAGGTTAATGAAATGTTTTCTCATATGCAAAAGATCTTTGTTAATCTATTATGCtgtaaaaaaagagagaaaagaatgATGTTGTATGTAACCTATGTATTAGTAAATGTAGATTCTTTTATGTGCATGTTAAGGTTTAAGGAAATGGTATTTTCGTATGCACAATCTTTGTTAATCTGTTGTTTTGTCATTTAGTAGTTTCTTAGACATGTGAACTTTTAGTAAATGGTTTAGAcactaaaatccattgattaaGAAATGGGTTGTCAATAAAATTATGTCTGTGATGGTGAAATCTCAGATATTATATGCCATGCATTATATTTGTTAAGATTGTTGGCAATCTTAAGGTCAtgttcaaacaaaaccaaacaaaaaaaaaaaagaaaaaaaacaaacaaaaatgttgtattttctttttgttataacCTGACGAACTTAACATCTTAACTAGCAAACGCATACGTATTTACACTTTCTACAGTGTAAAATACGATAACAGGATgccctttaacaaaaaaaaaaacgataacaGGAGAAAAAACAGTTCATGTTTTGTCTATATTTAGGAAAATAATAGTTCACAAGATATTTTTTCACAATAGGAACAGTTTAAAGGATTGCAAAGCTTTTATACATGAAAACGGTACAAAAATACACTAGATCAACATAAAAACTTTCTTTTGGGATAAAATGCAAACTATATTTCCAAATCAAAGTCGGTTACATTAGCTTTGAACTCATATCTTTTACTGCATAAACTCGTTGAAATTTTACAAGCGACATGAATCTGTGGCATGCACATTAACTAGGGGGAACCACAAACGAGTtccataaaaatagaaaaaaaaacaaaaaaacacccATCCATGGATGTTGTTTCTTTTGTCGTACATGAGTTGCAGACCATGCCTACTTACAAATATTCAAATCCGCCAAAAACTAAATAGCagtttttggatttttcggATCATTCACTTTGCACAAACTTCAAGTCTTCATCTACTATTATGATTATTGATTTCATTGAGTTTGAGGGAATCCGTTATCTTAAGATTGCAAGTTGATGGCAACTTTCTATTTCTAAACTACCTTAATTTAGCATtggaaaaagaaatattttgctTACAAAATTATGAAGGACCATAGTTTAAAACCTCTATTATACAAACCAAAAAGTATAGTTCAATTATTttaccttttgaagtttattattCTGCTGGACCATTTAGTGCTTTGTAAAATGAACACTGTTTAGTTAGAAAAGATTATTTTCAGTGGATATGATTATTGTCTACCTAAAATGGTCGTTAGTTCGAAATTCCAATTATGATCACAGCCTGGAAATGGACATTAGGAAGAAATCCCAAGTTCCATCATATACTTTCTACAAACAATAAATCAATAAATGAATTTTGTATTTTAGTagtaactaggataagacctgcgcccTGCGCAGGgtaaatttttatgaaaattatttaagaaatatcgtatggaaaataaaatttatattattgatcgaattaatatttttgacttttaaatatcgtaaattttttttgttaactacataatttgtttactagtGAACggtctcatttttaaaaatattttaggtcaaaaaattatttatcacataaaaacctaacgtttaggtcgaacaatctcatgcctactatttagttacaatgaaactatgacagttcggttttatatcatgatttagcaatttaaaagttaattatggttatgagaagtttacgttcacgtgtcaatcctatctatcttcaatagTTTTCTCAgttttgtgtcattttggttatttgctcgatataaatattaatttttgagtctattctcatttttttattttattttggcctgagatttagaaaatatttaagattcaaaattattaaagagatacatacttaagTGAAGATCTGCAccttatgtaaaataaatattttatatttattacttattttatatttttgtgcatattatgaaataataaaataataattatatattaaataactaagaaatcagttactattatttaataaattggcttgcatatataaatcaaatgaccgctcttgtatattcgcaatcattttagaataaataaatcaaaataattaatcttatctatcgtatatgatatataattaaatttatacgatatgaaatatattaacataaacacctattaaaataaaattatttggttatatgattttattatcattgtatcttattatataaaaaatttaaacattgatcacaaaagtttatgcgaggcttttaatagatttagtaatttatactcgtttaaaaaaaatcaaaatacaacatatacaaaaaaaatctaactttttaatatatgattaatgtaattgtgtaatttattttaataataaagaattaaacaaaaattataaaagtatacagattattagcaaatcttcattatttaaaatcattatttactatatatataataatcacattaggtacttccgtaggttttatttatgaaaataatatataataaatttcaatttgataaatgaatggtacctaatggacatactatataatataacattctttagcaatttaattttagactaacaaaattctcaattgattttCAAGTCGCCACGTAAACAAATTAACATTTCAGTTACGTGATAACCTAGCacgaaatatttttaattattaactacaggttctaaactttttaaatgtttccctattaatatataggggatgctaaaccattgatcattaattttttacataataattttaatatttttagtaattttgtcatttttaaaaattcaaaatataacttatacgaaaaaatctatattttaattttatagctaatttgattgtttaatttattttaataatataaaatta
Protein-coding regions in this window:
- the LOC125585050 gene encoding protein transport protein Sec61 subunit beta-like produces the protein MVGSGAPQRGSAAAAASMRRRKPSGSGSGGGASGGGGAAGSMLQFYTDDAPGLKISPNVVLVMSIGFIAFVAVLHVMGKLYFVK
- the LOC111213323 gene encoding cyclin-U2-1, which gives rise to MASSNTLAISPRKLRSDLYSYSYQDGSSTPLVISVLSSLIERTLARNERISRSYGGFGKTRVFDCLEIPDMTIQSYLERIFRYTKAGPSVYVVAYVYIDRFCQSNQGFRISLTNVHRLLITTIMVASKYVEDMNYKNSYFAKVGGLETEDLNNLELEFLFLMGFKLHVNVSVFESYCCHLEREVSIGGGYQIEKALRCAEEIKSRQIVQDPKHHNQFSRIFL